A single region of the Salipaludibacillus sp. LMS25 genome encodes:
- the rpoB gene encoding DNA-directed RNA polymerase subunit beta produces MTGQLVQYGRHRERRSYARINEVLDLPNLIEIQTASYQWFLDEGIREMFQDISPIEDFTGNLVLEFIDYSLGEPKYPVDESKERDVTYSAPLRVKVRLINKETGEVKEQEVFMGDFPLMTDTGTFVINGAERVIVSQLVRSPSVYFSQKMDKNGKRGFTTTVIPNRGAWLELETDAKDVVYVRIDRTRKIPATVLLRALGFGTDQEIIDLIGEDEYLRNTLEKDNTDSSEKALLEIYERLRPGEPPTVDSAKSLLESRFFDPKRYDLANVGRYKMNKKLHIKNRLFNQRLAETLVDPDTGEILAEEGSLIDRRVLDKLIPYLENNVGFRRINLQGGVIDDEDVDIQSVMIYSQKAGEEDLPIKVIANGEIDSSVKHITPADIISSISYFFNLLHGVGNTDDIDHLGNRRLRSVGELLQNQFRIGLSRMERVVRERMSIQDANMITPQALINIRPVIASIKEFFGSSQLSQFMDQTNPLAELTHKRRLSALGPGGLTRERAGFEVRDVHYSHYGRMCPIETPEGPNIGLINSLSSFAKVNQFGFIETPYRKVDHESGIVSEQVDYLTADEEDNYVVAQANAKLDENGAFTDEDIICRFRGENIIVPRDRVDYMDVSPKQVVSAATACIPFLENDDSNRALMGANMQRQAVPLLEPRSPLVGTGMEYVSAKDSGAAVVSKTKGRVERVSANYVDIRIIEEVDGKEVEGNIQRYNLMKFERSNQGTCYNQRPIVSEGMIVEKGEILADGSSMEKGEMALGQNVLVGFMTWDGYNYEDAIILSERLVKDDVYTSIHIEEYESESRDTKLGPEEITRDIPNVGEDALKNLDERGIIRVGAEVKDGDILVGKVTPKGVTELTAEERLLHAIFGEKAREVRDTSLRAPHGGDGIVLDVKVFNREDGDELPPGVNQLVRVYIVQKRKIHEGDKMAGRHGNKGVISRILPEEDMPYLPDGTPIDIMLNPLGVPSRMNIGQVLELHMGMAARQLGIHIATPVFDGAREEDVWSTIEESGMARDGKTVLYDGRSGEPFDNRVSVGVMYMIKLAHMVDDKLHARSTGPYSLVTQQPLGGKAQFGGQRFGEMEVWALEAYGAAYTLQEILTVKSDDTIGRVKTYEAIVKGENVPEPGVPESFKVLIKELQSLGMDVKMLSSNDEEIEMLEIDEEDEQSNDKLNLNLESSGESNA; encoded by the coding sequence TTGACAGGTCAACTAGTTCAGTATGGACGGCACCGCGAGAGAAGAAGCTATGCAAGGATTAATGAAGTTTTGGATCTTCCAAACTTAATAGAGATCCAGACTGCTTCTTATCAATGGTTTCTTGATGAGGGTATTCGCGAGATGTTTCAGGACATCTCACCAATCGAGGATTTTACAGGTAATTTAGTGCTTGAGTTTATTGACTATAGCTTAGGTGAACCAAAATATCCTGTAGATGAATCAAAAGAACGTGACGTGACATATTCTGCACCACTTCGCGTCAAAGTCCGCCTGATTAACAAAGAAACAGGCGAGGTTAAAGAGCAGGAAGTATTTATGGGAGATTTTCCTCTCATGACAGACACTGGTACATTCGTTATTAATGGAGCGGAACGAGTTATTGTATCACAACTCGTACGATCACCAAGTGTATACTTTAGTCAAAAAATGGACAAAAACGGCAAGCGTGGCTTCACTACGACGGTTATTCCGAATCGTGGTGCGTGGCTTGAACTGGAAACTGATGCGAAAGACGTTGTGTATGTCAGAATTGACCGCACACGTAAAATTCCTGCAACAGTTCTCTTAAGAGCGCTTGGATTTGGCACTGATCAAGAGATCATTGATTTAATAGGAGAAGATGAGTACTTACGTAATACATTAGAAAAAGATAATACGGACAGCTCGGAAAAAGCACTTCTAGAAATTTACGAGCGACTTCGTCCTGGTGAGCCGCCAACAGTGGACAGTGCAAAAAGCTTGTTAGAATCGCGCTTCTTTGATCCGAAGCGATACGATTTAGCAAATGTTGGGCGCTATAAAATGAATAAAAAGCTTCATATTAAAAACCGTTTATTTAATCAGCGCTTGGCTGAGACACTCGTGGATCCAGATACAGGTGAAATTCTAGCTGAAGAAGGCTCTCTTATCGACCGTCGGGTGCTAGATAAACTAATTCCTTACCTTGAAAATAATGTTGGCTTCCGCCGCATTAACCTTCAAGGCGGTGTCATTGATGATGAAGACGTAGATATTCAATCAGTCATGATATATTCTCAAAAAGCAGGCGAAGAAGATCTTCCGATTAAGGTAATTGCAAACGGTGAGATCGATTCATCGGTTAAGCATATTACACCGGCAGATATCATTTCATCTATCAGTTATTTCTTCAACCTACTCCATGGTGTAGGAAATACTGATGATATTGACCATTTAGGTAACCGCCGTCTTAGATCTGTTGGAGAGCTCTTGCAGAACCAATTTAGAATTGGCCTTTCACGAATGGAAAGAGTCGTCCGGGAACGAATGTCCATTCAAGATGCTAATATGATTACGCCACAGGCATTAATCAACATTCGTCCAGTTATTGCATCGATTAAAGAGTTCTTTGGTAGCTCTCAGCTCTCACAGTTCATGGATCAAACGAACCCGCTTGCAGAATTAACCCATAAGCGTCGTTTATCAGCCCTTGGACCGGGTGGTCTGACACGTGAACGCGCTGGGTTTGAAGTGCGAGATGTTCACTACTCTCACTATGGACGTATGTGTCCAATTGAGACACCTGAGGGACCAAACATCGGATTAATTAACTCGTTGTCCAGTTTTGCGAAGGTCAATCAATTTGGTTTTATTGAAACACCGTATCGAAAAGTGGATCATGAATCAGGGATTGTGTCTGAGCAAGTAGATTACTTAACTGCTGATGAAGAGGATAACTATGTAGTGGCCCAGGCGAATGCGAAACTCGATGAGAATGGCGCATTTACGGATGAGGATATCATCTGCCGCTTCCGTGGAGAAAACATTATTGTTCCTCGTGATCGTGTTGACTACATGGATGTCTCACCTAAACAAGTAGTATCAGCTGCTACAGCATGTATTCCTTTCTTAGAAAACGACGACTCTAACCGTGCACTTATGGGTGCGAACATGCAACGTCAAGCTGTACCTTTGTTAGAACCGCGATCTCCGCTTGTAGGAACAGGGATGGAATATGTCTCTGCAAAGGATTCAGGTGCAGCCGTTGTGTCTAAAACAAAAGGTCGAGTTGAACGAGTTTCAGCTAATTATGTGGATATTCGTATTATTGAAGAGGTTGATGGTAAAGAAGTAGAAGGAAACATTCAGCGTTATAATCTGATGAAGTTTGAACGTTCTAACCAAGGGACTTGCTACAACCAACGGCCGATTGTAAGCGAAGGTATGATCGTTGAGAAGGGTGAAATTCTAGCCGATGGTTCATCAATGGAAAAAGGTGAGATGGCCCTTGGACAAAACGTCCTTGTTGGTTTTATGACATGGGATGGCTACAACTACGAAGATGCCATTATTTTAAGCGAGCGTCTCGTAAAAGATGATGTTTATACATCTATTCATATTGAAGAATATGAGTCTGAGTCTCGTGACACGAAGCTCGGTCCTGAAGAAATTACCCGTGACATCCCTAATGTTGGGGAAGATGCTTTGAAAAATCTCGATGAACGAGGAATTATCCGCGTTGGGGCTGAAGTAAAAGACGGTGATATTCTCGTTGGTAAAGTGACACCAAAAGGGGTCACAGAATTGACAGCAGAGGAGCGCCTCTTACACGCTATTTTCGGTGAAAAAGCAAGAGAAGTTCGTGATACGTCGCTACGTGCGCCACATGGAGGAGACGGAATCGTCCTTGATGTTAAAGTATTCAACCGTGAAGATGGCGATGAGTTACCACCAGGTGTGAACCAGCTTGTACGTGTTTATATCGTTCAAAAGCGTAAAATTCATGAAGGCGACAAAATGGCTGGTCGTCACGGGAATAAAGGTGTTATTTCGCGTATTCTTCCGGAAGAAGACATGCCATACTTGCCAGATGGCACGCCGATTGACATTATGCTTAACCCATTAGGGGTACCATCGCGTATGAACATTGGCCAGGTGCTTGAACTGCATATGGGAATGGCCGCAAGACAGTTAGGCATTCACATTGCGACGCCGGTATTTGACGGTGCTCGTGAAGAAGATGTATGGAGCACGATTGAAGAGTCTGGTATGGCAAGAGATGGTAAAACGGTGCTATATGACGGACGTTCAGGGGAACCTTTTGATAACCGTGTATCAGTCGGTGTGATGTACATGATTAAACTAGCACACATGGTTGATGATAAATTACACGCTCGTTCAACAGGCCCATACTCTCTTGTGACCCAGCAACCACTTGGTGGTAAAGCCCAATTTGGTGGTCAGCGTTTCGGTGAAATGGAAGTTTGGGCGCTCGAAGCTTATGGAGCCGCTTATACGCTTCAGGAAATCCTCACTGTGAAATCCGATGATACAATCGGTCGTGTGAAAACATATGAAGCGATTGTAAAAGGTGAGAATGTTCCAGAACCGGGAGTTCCTGAATCCTTTAAAGTATTAATTAAAGAGCTTCAAAGCCTCGGAATGGACGTTAAAATGCTTTCGAGCAATGATGAAGAGATTGAAATGCTTGAAATTGACGAAGAAGATGAGCAATCCAATGACAAGCTGAACTTAAATCTAGAGTCCAGCGGCGAGTCGAACGCGTAA
- the rplA gene encoding 50S ribosomal protein L1 translates to MGGLTDKTTIKEETTLARKGKKYQDALKLVDREKVYSVKEAIELVKKTATANFDETVELAARLGVDPKKADQQIRGAVVLPNGTGKTQSVLVFAKGDKAKEAEAAGADFVGDEDLINKVNQGWLDFDVVVATPDMMAQVGKLGRVLGPKGLMPNPKTGTVTFDVEKAVNEIKAGKVEYRVEKAGNIHVPIGKVSFGDDQLVENFKTMIDTLLKAKPAASKGTYLRNVSLSATMGPGVKINISEFKL, encoded by the coding sequence GTGGGAGGTTTAACCGATAAAACCACAATTAAGGAGGAAACAACATTGGCTAGAAAAGGTAAAAAGTATCAAGATGCACTGAAACTCGTAGATCGTGAAAAAGTGTATAGTGTTAAAGAAGCGATAGAACTAGTTAAAAAAACAGCAACAGCAAATTTTGACGAAACTGTTGAACTGGCTGCACGATTAGGTGTAGATCCTAAGAAAGCTGACCAGCAGATTCGAGGAGCTGTCGTATTGCCTAACGGAACAGGAAAGACACAAAGTGTTCTTGTTTTCGCTAAAGGTGATAAAGCGAAAGAAGCAGAAGCAGCAGGCGCAGATTTTGTTGGAGATGAAGACCTCATTAACAAAGTAAACCAAGGATGGTTAGACTTTGATGTCGTCGTTGCAACTCCTGACATGATGGCTCAAGTTGGTAAACTAGGGCGCGTTTTAGGACCTAAAGGACTAATGCCTAACCCTAAAACGGGGACAGTAACATTTGACGTGGAAAAAGCGGTTAATGAAATCAAAGCGGGTAAAGTAGAGTACCGCGTTGAAAAAGCCGGTAACATTCACGTTCCTATTGGAAAAGTCTCTTTTGGCGATGATCAACTTGTAGAAAACTTTAAAACAATGATTGATACTTTGTTGAAAGCTAAGCCAGCAGCTTCAAAAGGAACTTACCTTCGTAACGTTTCTTTATCAGCTACAATGGGCCCTGGTGTTAAAATAAATATATCTGAATTCAAACTGTAG
- the rpoC gene encoding DNA-directed RNA polymerase subunit beta', with amino-acid sequence MIDVNNFEYMKIGLASSDKIRSWSRGEVKKPETINYRTLKPEKDGLFCERIFGPTKDWECHCGKYKRVRYKGVVCDRCGVEVTRAKVRRERMGHIELAAPVSHIWYFKGIPSRMGLVLDMSPRSLEEVIYFASYVVTEPGDTPLELKQLLSEKEYRNYIDKYGRSFTAQMGAEAIRKLLEDIDLDKEANLLKEELETAQGQRRTRAIKRLEVLEAFRHSGNNPSWMVLDVLPVIPPELRPMVQLDGGRFATSDLNDLYRRVINRNNRLKRLLDLGAPNIIVQNEKRMLQEAVDALIDNGRRGRPVTGPGNRPLKSLSHMLKGKQGRFRQNLLGKRVDYSGRSVIVVGPHLKMYQCGLPKEMALELFKPFVMKELVSKGLAHNIKSAKRKVERVHPEVWDVLEEVIREHPVLLNRAPTLHRLGIQAFEPILVEGRAIKLHPLVCTAYNADFDGDQMAVHVPLSAEAQAESRLLMLAAQNILNPKDGKPVVTPSQDMVLGNYYLTLERKGAIGEGNVYEGPDEAVTAYQNGYVHLHTRIAVPVKSLNKSNFKAKFEDHLILTSVGKIIFNEILPDSFPYMNEPTATNLEVETPDQYFVPMGTNIKEEFAQRELVLPFKKGFLGDIIAEVFKKFKISETSIMLDKMKDLGFYHSTKAGITIGVSDIVVLKDKQDILDSAEEKVQRVMKQFRRGLITEDERYDKVIEIWSRAKDVIQDKLLGTLDKTNPIFMMSDSGARGNASNFTQLAGMRGLMANPSGRIIELPIKSSFREGLTVLEYFISTHGARKGLADTALKTADSGYLTRRLVDVAQDVIVREDDCGTDRGLKVKAIKEGNEVIESLYDRLVGRVSFQRIYHPETNDILAERNQNITEDMAKVIEDAGIEIVYIRSAFTCDTKHGVCKKCYGRNLATGSDVEVGEAVGIIAAQSIGEPGTQLTMRTFHTGGVAGDDITQGLPRIQEVFEARNPKGQALISEIEGKITDIKDANEKKEIIVQGAIETRSYTTMYGARLKVNIGDEVKPGQELTEGSIDPKELLIVSGVHGVQEYLLREVQKVYRMQGVEIGDKHVEVMVRQMLRKIRVIDAGDTDVLPGSLVEIHQFNDANREILLRNGRPASGRPVLLGITKASLETDSFLSAASFQETTRVLTDAAIKGKRDELVGLKENVIIGKLVPAGTGMQRYRQMAAADTDTVNKEDGKKMTTAKE; translated from the coding sequence TTGATAGATGTGAATAATTTTGAGTATATGAAAATCGGCCTGGCATCCTCTGATAAAATCAGATCTTGGTCCAGGGGAGAAGTTAAAAAACCAGAAACGATTAACTATCGTACGTTAAAACCTGAAAAAGACGGTCTTTTCTGCGAACGTATTTTTGGCCCTACTAAGGACTGGGAATGCCATTGTGGGAAATATAAACGTGTCCGTTACAAAGGCGTTGTATGTGATCGTTGTGGCGTAGAAGTCACAAGAGCTAAAGTCCGTCGTGAGCGCATGGGGCATATTGAACTGGCTGCCCCTGTTTCTCACATCTGGTATTTTAAAGGTATTCCTAGCCGAATGGGACTTGTGTTAGATATGTCACCAAGGTCCCTTGAAGAAGTGATTTATTTTGCTTCTTATGTTGTGACAGAGCCAGGCGATACACCGTTGGAACTGAAACAACTTTTATCGGAAAAAGAATATCGCAACTATATTGATAAGTACGGTCGCTCCTTCACAGCCCAAATGGGTGCTGAAGCTATCCGCAAATTGCTAGAGGATATTGACCTTGATAAAGAAGCCAACCTTCTTAAAGAAGAGTTGGAAACTGCACAAGGACAGCGACGAACAAGAGCAATTAAACGACTTGAAGTGTTAGAAGCATTCCGTCACTCTGGGAATAACCCGTCTTGGATGGTATTAGATGTTCTACCAGTTATCCCGCCGGAGTTAAGACCGATGGTTCAATTGGATGGAGGACGCTTTGCGACTTCTGACTTAAACGATTTATATCGTCGTGTTATTAACCGTAACAATCGCTTGAAGCGTTTGTTAGACTTAGGTGCACCAAATATTATTGTTCAAAACGAAAAACGTATGCTCCAAGAAGCTGTAGATGCGCTCATTGATAACGGACGTCGTGGCCGACCGGTGACAGGACCAGGTAACCGCCCGCTCAAATCGTTATCACATATGTTGAAAGGTAAACAAGGACGTTTCCGTCAAAACTTACTCGGTAAACGGGTTGACTATTCAGGTCGTTCTGTTATCGTGGTAGGCCCTCACTTAAAAATGTATCAATGTGGCTTGCCGAAAGAAATGGCTCTCGAGCTATTTAAACCATTTGTTATGAAAGAACTCGTAAGCAAAGGGCTTGCACACAACATTAAAAGTGCCAAGCGAAAAGTGGAGCGTGTCCATCCAGAGGTATGGGATGTTTTAGAAGAAGTGATTAGAGAGCACCCTGTTTTGCTTAACCGTGCACCTACCTTGCACAGACTTGGGATTCAAGCCTTTGAACCGATCCTTGTAGAAGGGCGTGCTATTAAGCTTCATCCCCTCGTTTGTACAGCTTATAACGCCGACTTCGATGGTGACCAAATGGCTGTACACGTACCGTTATCTGCAGAAGCACAAGCAGAGTCCCGCTTGCTTATGCTTGCGGCACAGAACATCTTGAATCCTAAAGATGGAAAGCCTGTTGTAACACCTTCACAGGATATGGTTTTAGGTAACTATTACCTGACGTTGGAACGCAAAGGTGCGATAGGTGAAGGTAATGTTTACGAAGGGCCGGACGAAGCTGTTACAGCTTACCAAAATGGTTATGTTCACCTTCATACACGAATTGCTGTTCCGGTGAAATCATTAAATAAATCAAACTTCAAAGCAAAATTTGAAGATCATTTAATACTCACTTCCGTAGGTAAAATTATTTTCAACGAAATTTTACCGGATTCGTTCCCTTATATGAATGAACCAACGGCTACTAACTTAGAAGTTGAAACACCTGATCAATACTTTGTGCCGATGGGAACGAATATTAAAGAAGAATTTGCCCAAAGGGAACTAGTCCTTCCATTTAAAAAAGGGTTCTTAGGAGACATTATCGCCGAAGTATTTAAAAAGTTCAAAATCTCCGAAACATCTATCATGCTTGATAAGATGAAGGATTTAGGTTTCTATCACTCCACGAAAGCGGGTATTACAATCGGAGTATCTGACATCGTGGTGTTAAAAGATAAGCAAGATATTCTAGATAGTGCTGAGGAAAAAGTTCAACGGGTTATGAAGCAATTCCGCCGAGGGCTCATTACGGAAGACGAGCGCTATGACAAAGTCATTGAAATTTGGAGTAGAGCGAAAGATGTCATTCAAGATAAACTTCTAGGAACTTTAGATAAAACGAACCCGATCTTTATGATGAGTGATTCAGGAGCTCGTGGTAACGCCTCTAACTTTACGCAACTCGCTGGGATGCGTGGACTTATGGCTAACCCATCCGGACGTATTATCGAACTTCCGATCAAATCCAGTTTCCGTGAAGGCTTAACTGTCCTTGAATACTTTATTTCAACACACGGTGCCCGAAAAGGTCTTGCTGATACAGCCCTAAAAACAGCGGACTCTGGTTACTTGACACGTCGTCTTGTTGATGTTGCTCAAGATGTTATCGTTCGAGAAGATGATTGTGGGACAGATCGTGGCCTAAAAGTTAAAGCGATTAAAGAAGGTAACGAAGTCATCGAAAGCCTTTATGATCGTCTCGTCGGACGTGTCTCTTTCCAACGCATTTATCATCCGGAAACGAATGATATCCTTGCAGAGCGTAACCAGAACATCACTGAGGATATGGCTAAGGTTATTGAAGATGCTGGTATTGAAATAGTCTACATCCGTTCTGCCTTTACATGTGATACTAAGCATGGTGTATGTAAAAAATGTTACGGTCGAAACCTTGCCACAGGATCTGATGTTGAAGTGGGTGAAGCGGTTGGTATTATTGCCGCGCAATCCATCGGTGAACCAGGTACTCAGTTAACGATGCGTACATTCCATACAGGCGGGGTAGCCGGGGACGATATTACCCAAGGTTTACCGAGGATTCAGGAAGTATTTGAAGCCAGAAATCCTAAAGGACAGGCGCTGATCTCTGAAATTGAAGGTAAAATCACCGACATTAAAGATGCTAACGAGAAGAAAGAAATTATTGTCCAAGGGGCAATTGAAACCCGTAGCTATACGACCATGTATGGAGCAAGACTGAAAGTAAACATAGGCGACGAAGTAAAGCCGGGGCAAGAACTGACTGAAGGTTCTATCGATCCAAAAGAACTCCTCATTGTATCTGGGGTTCATGGTGTTCAAGAATACCTTCTCCGTGAAGTCCAAAAAGTTTACCGGATGCAAGGGGTTGAAATTGGTGACAAGCACGTCGAAGTGATGGTGCGTCAAATGTTGAGGAAAATTCGTGTTATTGACGCCGGAGATACAGATGTGCTACCAGGCTCACTTGTGGAAATTCACCAATTCAATGATGCCAATAGAGAGATCCTTTTACGGAATGGTCGTCCTGCTTCTGGTCGTCCGGTTCTACTTGGAATTACAAAGGCATCGCTTGAAACCGATTCGTTCTTGTCTGCGGCCTCTTTCCAGGAAACAACGAGAGTATTAACGGATGCGGCGATCAAAGGAAAACGTGATGAACTTGTAGGTCTAAAAGAAAATGTTATTATCGGAAAACTCGTTCCTGCTGGTACTGGTATGCAACGCTATCGGCAAATGGCAGCAGCTGACACGGACACCGTAAACAAAGAAGACGGGAAAAAAATGACTACTGCCAAAGAGTAA
- a CDS encoding class I SAM-dependent methyltransferase, translating into MANHYFSEQPETKSERKTIKEVIRGKSYHFHVDRGVFSKGGLDFGSRLLIEAFELPLVEGPLADVGCGWGPIGLTVASTHPNTQIYMVDINERSVQLAKENATLNRVPNVTVKQNNLLDGFGDHFFSAVLTNPPIRAGKDVIFSIYEQAKRMLKINGDIWVVIQKKQGAASTLKKLEELGFEVKLEVKSKGYFVFRGKNN; encoded by the coding sequence ATGGCTAACCATTATTTTTCTGAACAACCGGAAACTAAAAGTGAACGTAAAACGATAAAAGAAGTTATTAGAGGGAAATCTTATCATTTTCATGTGGATCGTGGCGTTTTTTCTAAAGGTGGTCTTGATTTTGGATCTCGACTTCTTATTGAAGCGTTCGAGCTGCCTTTGGTAGAGGGGCCTTTAGCTGATGTTGGGTGTGGTTGGGGGCCGATTGGCTTAACGGTAGCTTCAACTCATCCAAATACTCAGATTTATATGGTGGATATTAATGAGCGTTCCGTGCAACTGGCAAAAGAAAATGCCACATTAAATCGTGTCCCAAATGTAACAGTTAAGCAAAACAACTTACTCGATGGGTTTGGTGATCATTTTTTTTCAGCTGTTCTTACTAACCCTCCTATTCGAGCGGGGAAAGATGTGATTTTTAGCATCTATGAACAAGCGAAAAGAATGTTAAAAATTAATGGGGACATTTGGGTGGTTATTCAGAAGAAACAGGGAGCGGCTTCCACGCTAAAAAAACTCGAGGAGTTAGGGTTTGAAGTTAAGCTAGAAGTGAAATCAAAGGGATATTTTGTCTTCCGAGGAAAAAATAATTGA
- the rplJ gene encoding 50S ribosomal protein L10 translates to MSAIIEKKSQLVDEITTKLKESQATIVVDYRGLDVAEVTELRKQLREANVDFKVYKNSMVRRATANAELTELDEHLVGPTAIAFSNDDVIAPAKILNGFAKEHEALELKAGIIEGKVTSLDEIKALAELPSRDGLLSMLLNVMQAPIRNFALATKAVAEQKEEQGA, encoded by the coding sequence ATGAGCGCAATAATCGAAAAGAAAAGCCAACTCGTTGATGAAATTACAACGAAACTAAAGGAAAGCCAAGCGACAATCGTTGTTGATTATCGTGGTTTAGATGTTGCTGAAGTGACTGAACTTCGTAAGCAGCTTCGTGAAGCGAACGTAGACTTCAAAGTTTACAAAAACTCGATGGTGCGTCGTGCTACAGCAAATGCGGAACTAACAGAACTTGATGAGCATCTAGTAGGACCAACAGCTATTGCATTTAGTAACGATGATGTGATTGCACCTGCTAAAATTCTTAACGGCTTTGCAAAAGAACATGAAGCATTAGAACTTAAAGCAGGTATTATCGAAGGAAAAGTGACATCCTTAGACGAAATTAAAGCTCTTGCGGAACTTCCATCCCGCGACGGTTTGTTGTCTATGCTTCTCAATGTTATGCAAGCGCCAATCCGCAACTTTGCATTGGCAACAAAAGCTGTTGCAGAACAAAAAGAAGAACAAGGTGCATAA
- the rpsG gene encoding 30S ribosomal protein S7 — protein sequence MPRKGPVPRRDVLADPIYHSKLVTRLINRIMVDGKRGKAQTILYKAFDLVRERSGNDPQEVFEQALKNIMPVLEVKARRVGGANYQVPIEVKPERRTTLGLRWLVSYARLRGEKTMEERLANEILDAANNTGAAVKKREDTHKMAEANKAFAHYRW from the coding sequence ATGCCTCGTAAAGGACCTGTACCTCGTAGAGACGTGCTTGCTGATCCAATTTACCATTCAAAACTAGTAACACGTTTAATCAACCGCATCATGGTTGATGGAAAAAGAGGTAAAGCACAAACTATTCTTTATAAAGCATTTGATCTTGTCCGTGAACGTAGCGGTAATGACCCGCAAGAAGTTTTCGAACAAGCTTTGAAAAATATCATGCCAGTACTTGAAGTTAAAGCACGCCGTGTAGGGGGGGCTAACTATCAAGTGCCGATCGAAGTAAAACCTGAGCGTCGTACGACATTAGGACTTCGTTGGCTCGTAAGCTATGCTCGTCTTCGTGGTGAAAAAACGATGGAAGAGCGTTTAGCTAACGAAATTTTAGATGCTGCCAATAACACTGGTGCGGCTGTTAAAAAGCGTGAAGATACGCATAAAATGGCTGAAGCTAATAAAGCGTTCGCACACTATCGCTGGTAG
- a CDS encoding 50S ribosomal protein L7ae-like protein codes for MSYDKVAQAANKVVGTKQTLKALENEQVKELIVADDADRHVLTKVMVLAEDKGVAIHTVDSMKKLGKACGIDVNAAIVAIKK; via the coding sequence ATGTCTTATGATAAAGTAGCCCAGGCAGCCAATAAAGTCGTCGGCACGAAGCAGACATTGAAGGCACTGGAAAATGAGCAGGTCAAAGAGCTAATTGTTGCAGATGACGCAGATCGTCATGTCTTAACAAAGGTGATGGTTCTGGCCGAAGACAAAGGCGTTGCCATTCACACCGTCGATTCTATGAAGAAGCTTGGTAAAGCCTGTGGTATCGATGTGAATGCAGCTATTGTAGCAATTAAAAAGTAA
- the rplL gene encoding 50S ribosomal protein L7/L12, which translates to MTKQEMIDAIKEMSVLELNDLVKAIEEEFGVTAAAPVAVAGGGGGAAAEEQSEFDVVLTDAGSSKIGVIKVVREITGLGLKDAKALVDGAPAPIKEGVEKAEAEEIKGKLEEAGASIELK; encoded by the coding sequence ATGACTAAGCAAGAAATGATCGATGCGATTAAAGAAATGTCAGTTTTAGAACTAAATGATTTAGTAAAAGCTATTGAGGAAGAATTCGGCGTTACTGCTGCAGCTCCAGTTGCAGTTGCAGGTGGCGGTGGCGGTGCTGCTGCTGAAGAACAAAGCGAATTTGATGTTGTTCTTACAGATGCTGGTTCATCTAAAATTGGTGTTATCAAAGTGGTTCGTGAAATCACTGGACTTGGCCTTAAAGATGCGAAAGCACTTGTTGATGGTGCTCCTGCGCCAATCAAAGAAGGCGTTGAAAAAGCTGAAGCTGAAGAAATTAAAGGTAAGCTTGAAGAAGCAGGCGCTTCTATCGAACTTAAGTAA
- the rpsL gene encoding 30S ribosomal protein S12, with protein sequence MPTINQLVRKGRQSKGQKSDSPALNKGYNSFKKVQTDEDSPQKRGVCTRVGTMTPKKPNSALRKYARVRLTNQIEVTAYIPGIGHNLQEHSVVLIRGGRVKDLPGVRYHIVRGALDTAGVENRMQGRSKYGTKKPKK encoded by the coding sequence ATGCCTACAATTAACCAATTAGTGCGTAAGGGTCGTCAATCAAAAGGCCAAAAATCCGACTCTCCAGCTTTGAATAAAGGTTATAACAGCTTTAAAAAAGTACAAACAGATGAAGATTCTCCACAAAAACGTGGTGTTTGTACGCGTGTAGGTACGATGACACCGAAGAAGCCGAACTCAGCGCTTCGTAAATATGCTCGTGTGCGATTAACTAACCAAATCGAGGTCACAGCGTATATTCCAGGAATCGGACACAACCTTCAAGAACACAGCGTTGTTCTTATCCGTGGTGGACGAGTAAAGGATTTACCGGGGGTACGTTACCACATCGTGCGTGGCGCCCTTGATACAGCGGGTGTAGAAAACCGTATGCAAGGCCGTTCTAAGTATGGAACTAAGAAGCCTAAAAAATAA